TGTTTGTTTAAAAATCTCTAAACTTTGCTGAAAATAATTCCTTGCTTGTTTCCATAAATTTTGATTATCTACCTGATTTATTGAGGCTTTACGGTAGTAGATTAAACCAAGATTAACTAACAGTGTACCTTGTCTATCTAAATTGTTACTTTCTTGCCAAAAAATCAAACTCTGTTGATAATGTTCTAAAGCTAAATCTAATTTATCATCTAAATAATCACCATAACCAAAAACATATTCTAAACTAGCATTAATAGAGGGGTTTAATAATTCTCCCTGTTGTTCTAAATCTTGTTTTGCAATTGCTAATTCCTGACAAAGATGAGAAAAGAGTATATTGGTTATATCACCTGCAAATATTTTATCTGTTTCTTGTTGAATAAAATCAATTAATTGATGACTAGGAGGTTTAAATTCAATAGTAGTTGCCCAATTTTTAAAATCTGGCGCTAATCTAATTATTTTCTTCAAAACGGCATCATTTACCCAGAAAAATACAGGGAAATTAAAGTTATTTCTAAACTCTTCCCGCGCTTGGTTAGTTGCAGTTAACACTGCATCAATATTTTGCACTGATTCTAAACCAAAGACCATTAATGCTGATGGTGGTTCATAATCTAATTGATATGTCAACTGATCAGCTATATTGGTATATATGGTTTTGATATTTGGTAACAGGTGAATTTTTTTTACTGTTTCTACCTCCTGTAATTTACTAAATATTTGTTCTTGAAAAAAGGTGTAATTACAACGTAATAAAATCAGCGAAAATGCGCCATGAGAGAGGGTAATTACTCTGATTAATTTTCTGGAATTACCCTCGTTTTCTAAATCTAAATTGTCTGGTTGCTGTTGATTATTCATGACTTAAATTTTGGTGATTCTTGTAAAATTGGATTAATGTCAAACCAAGATACATCATTTTCTATATATTCAAAAACAAACAAATCACGAATTAATATATTATATTCTTCATGACCTGCAATGCTTTTAGTTTGTGACACATCCTTTAATAATTGCCATTCATCATTATCAATCCCCAGAGATAAGATATTACACTCTTTTCTAATCACTGTTTCTAAGCAGTCACTAGTAATTGGTAGATCATCATTTTGCAAACAAGTATATAATAAAGATAACAAACTGCGTAAATGACCGCCACTAACTTTACATAGTCTTTCTAAAGTATCCACACTATCAAAAACTTGGGTAATTAAATCCTGGTTATCTTCCCAGTCATCCCAATTGATCTGAGAATAAGGAAAAGCCCTCACCATGATCATTTTTTGTAAAAGTTTAATTCCTAAAGTAAAATCAGATTCATCTCTTTGTTTTGCTGCTACCATTGGTAAAACTTTGGGACTGGCATTAAAACGATCTCTCAATCTAGCTAAAGCATTAGAATAGACTAATACTAAAGGAATTGTATAAACAACATGACATTTTAAACCCTTTAATTTATCACCACGTTCAGCAAAAAGATATTCTGGTTGAAATTGATTATTTGGTTTGAGAGTATTATCTATTTTATCTAATCCATCAACAATAATTACTAAACCTTTTTTACCTTGCTGTTTGAGTTTTTCTTGGGCAGTTTGAATGATGTCTTGATTAATAGAGTCTAAAATTCCATTAGTCCGTGGTTCTAAACATTGTTTTACTTGACTACGACTTTTATCATTCTCTCTGGTTTTCGCGGTAATTTTAGCAATGCCTAAAGATAATTCGGCTTCTAAATCTATATCAATGGGAGTTGTGAAAAGGTCAGATACTTCTTTAAACAAATTTTTAAAATATCCAGGTTTAACATTAATTTTAACTGCTGCTAAACTTTTGCTGACTTCTCCAGCTATAGCTAATAAAATATCTGTAATATCAACATCTGCCATGTCTAAACTTTGGCTAGACTCAAAATAGACTACATGAAAATCCTCCTGTTCTAATTCTGCTTTTAATCTCAGTAATTCTGTAGATTTACCGCAACCAATATGTCCTGTAAATAATTGACAGGTCGGATCTTCAGGTGATATTCTAGCGATCGCCCGTCTTAATTGATCAATAACTTTTGCACCACGAACTTGAGAAAAATCAATATAATATTGTCTATCTTCAGCTTTCCCTATTACTAGCGTCTTAGAAGGGTTGCAAGCCTGAAAAAACCTTGTTATGCCCAGTTTCATGGTAAATTGCCTGAAAATAATCACTATCTCAGTAATTATACAGAAAATGATAGGATTAAGCTAGAAAACAAGAGATTAAAAATCTAGAATCCATTTGCGTATGCCTTGGTTTGTTAAAATTGAATCTGGTAAGGTTGAGAAACCCATCTTTGACCAATATGTACCCGGTCACAGAGCTTATGTGCAAGAGTTGATTGCTAAAGGACATAAAGCTAAAACCGGTTATTGGGCGTGCAAGGGTGGTGGAATGATGTTATTTGAGGCGGCATCAATGGATGAAGCACAGGCAATAGTATTGGCTGATCCCTTGGTACAAAACGATTGTGTCAGCTACGAACTATTTGAATGGCAAATTGTTGTGGAATAATACACAAATTTTAAAATTTAGTGTTATAGTAATGGAAGACCTGGATCTATGCGATTTCAACGCCCAAATCTTGTCAGGACCGGAAGGTAGCAGCAATACGGGATGCTTG
The window above is part of the Dolichospermum sp. DET69 genome. Proteins encoded here:
- a CDS encoding ATP-binding protein is translated as MKLGITRFFQACNPSKTLVIGKAEDRQYYIDFSQVRGAKVIDQLRRAIARISPEDPTCQLFTGHIGCGKSTELLRLKAELEQEDFHVVYFESSQSLDMADVDITDILLAIAGEVSKSLAAVKINVKPGYFKNLFKEVSDLFTTPIDIDLEAELSLGIAKITAKTRENDKSRSQVKQCLEPRTNGILDSINQDIIQTAQEKLKQQGKKGLVIIVDGLDKIDNTLKPNNQFQPEYLFAERGDKLKGLKCHVVYTIPLVLVYSNALARLRDRFNASPKVLPMVAAKQRDESDFTLGIKLLQKMIMVRAFPYSQINWDDWEDNQDLITQVFDSVDTLERLCKVSGGHLRSLLSLLYTCLQNDDLPITSDCLETVIRKECNILSLGIDNDEWQLLKDVSQTKSIAGHEEYNILIRDLFVFEYIENDVSWFDINPILQESPKFKS